A region of Desulfolithobacter dissulfuricans DNA encodes the following proteins:
- a CDS encoding substrate-binding periplasmic protein encodes MVLFSRFLPVLMGLVMLASVCRGETYTVYTEPLPPVHYVENNRVTGIATEIVREIFRLAGMDLRIEVYPWKRAYHMVLKNPGTFIYTINRTPQREKLFKWIGPILSKRTSLYRFKDRRDIVVHSVDDLKHYTTAVILGYALTQKLQALGFEDGRELIITKNKKTQMRVFLKGRADLITGNEYTIFNALKAEGFSPDVIEPVLLMSEKGYYLAANIQTDDVIVQRLREANDKLQQTDFIQKTIDAFMQR; translated from the coding sequence ATGGTGTTGTTTTCGCGTTTTCTCCCGGTACTTATGGGTCTTGTCATGCTGGCCTCTGTCTGCCGCGGCGAAACGTATACCGTCTATACCGAACCGCTGCCTCCGGTCCATTATGTCGAAAACAACCGGGTCACCGGTATTGCCACGGAAATAGTCCGGGAAATCTTTCGCCTGGCCGGCATGGATCTGCGGATCGAGGTCTATCCCTGGAAACGGGCCTATCACATGGTCCTGAAAAATCCGGGCACCTTTATCTATACCATCAACCGCACCCCCCAGCGTGAAAAGCTCTTCAAGTGGATCGGCCCCATTCTTTCCAAGCGGACATCGCTCTACAGGTTCAAGGACCGCCGGGACATTGTCGTTCACAGTGTGGATGATCTCAAACACTACACCACCGCGGTGATCCTCGGTTATGCCCTGACCCAGAAGCTCCAGGCCCTGGGTTTTGAGGATGGCCGGGAGTTGATCATAACCAAGAACAAGAAAACGCAGATGCGGGTATTCCTCAAGGGGCGGGCCGATCTCATCACCGGCAATGAGTACACCATCTTCAATGCCCTCAAGGCAGAGGGGTTTTCTCCGGACGTGATCGAGCCGGTCCTGCTTATGAGCGAGAAAGGGTACTATCTTGCGGCAAACATCCAGACCGATGACGTCATTGTTCAGCGGCTCCGGGAAGCCAACGATAAACTGCAGCAGACGGATTTCATTCAAAAGACTATCGATGCCTTCATGCAGAGGTGA